The Sulfurospirillum halorespirans DSM 13726 genome has a window encoding:
- a CDS encoding methionine ABC transporter ATP-binding protein, whose translation MITIENLHKRYHDTEVLKNINITIDDGDIYGLIGRSGAGKSTLLRCINGLETFQSGSIVIDGVDITTLQDKSLRELRKNIGMIFQGFSLIDRKTVYENIAIPLECWHIPKPEQKERIEKLLKIVGLESKRDQKARDLSGGQKQRVAIARAMVMNPKILLCDEATSALDPKTTDEILELLLQLNKEYGITIIMVTHQMSVIHRMCTKMSILENGHCMVSGDVKEVFLEQPEALQNLVGILECNLPETGINIEILITDEAVGQQFHSDLSLSLKKPYKLINSSLTHYREGVLSAFVMNISEECLEEFLAYFDAQHLSYKRIERG comes from the coding sequence ATGATCACCATCGAAAATTTGCACAAACGTTATCACGATACTGAGGTATTGAAAAATATAAACATTACGATTGATGATGGTGACATCTATGGATTGATCGGGCGCAGTGGTGCGGGGAAATCGACACTACTTCGATGTATCAATGGTTTGGAGACGTTTCAAAGCGGATCAATCGTTATTGATGGTGTGGATATTACGACGCTACAGGACAAAAGCCTTAGAGAATTGCGTAAAAATATTGGCATGATTTTTCAAGGATTTTCGCTGATTGATCGAAAAACGGTGTATGAAAATATCGCCATTCCTTTGGAGTGCTGGCATATACCCAAACCTGAGCAAAAAGAGAGAATAGAAAAGCTACTTAAAATCGTCGGTTTGGAGAGCAAACGCGATCAAAAAGCACGCGATCTTAGTGGCGGACAAAAACAACGCGTGGCGATCGCACGAGCGATGGTGATGAATCCTAAAATCTTACTCTGCGATGAAGCCACTTCCGCACTTGACCCTAAAACGACGGATGAAATTCTTGAATTGCTCCTGCAACTGAACAAAGAATACGGCATAACGATCATCATGGTGACGCATCAGATGTCGGTCATTCACAGAATGTGCACCAAAATGAGCATTCTTGAAAATGGGCATTGCATGGTATCGGGCGATGTGAAAGAGGTGTTTTTAGAACAACCCGAAGCCTTGCAAAATCTTGTCGGCATATTGGAGTGCAACTTGCCCGAAACAGGGATAAATATCGAAATTTTGATTACCGATGAAGCCGTTGGACAGCAGTTTCATTCCGATCTATCGCTATCCCTTAAAAAGCCGTATAAACTAATCAACAGCAGTTTAACCCATTACCGTGAGGGTGTTTTGAGTGCTTTTGTGATGAATATTTCAGAAGAATGTTTAGAAGAATTTTTAGCGTATTTTGATGCACAGCATTTAAGCTATAAACGCATTGAACGCGGGTAA
- a CDS encoding double-cubane-cluster-containing anaerobic reductase yields MGVELHKELLSSIGVDVERHAKMMGMGLAGYQAGFMSQPNRPKAMAYFDWFMSEIQAERIAEINALKAQKKPAVGTFCIFVPEEIVVGAGGACFGLCGGANPPIADAETELPRNICPLIKSAYGFKLQHTCAYTQSADFIYGETTCEAKKKTWELLGKHHPVHVMNIPHMKRERDLKMWQEEIKEFKEHIEEVSERKLSLSEMLDGVKLINAKRDAMKRLDTLRGMHPDIMPISGKDALFISQMSFLDDPKRFTQKVNELCDELGERIKNKVSVFPENTPRIMVLGTPIAPPNWKLHTAVEGSGACIINEEGCIGHRYFKDNVDIEGVQSEDELYARLMQRYSKIDCACFTPNTGRTDKIVQMYKDRRADGVIYYTLSFCHTYNVESHLVTEALAKEGIPCLVIESDYSPEDAGQIKTRVEAFLESITFKQKAEAFANK; encoded by the coding sequence ATGGGTGTTGAACTTCACAAAGAGTTATTGAGTAGTATTGGTGTTGACGTTGAGCGTCATGCAAAAATGATGGGTATGGGACTTGCAGGCTATCAAGCGGGTTTTATGAGCCAACCGAACCGTCCCAAAGCGATGGCATATTTTGACTGGTTTATGAGTGAAATCCAAGCCGAACGTATTGCTGAGATTAATGCACTAAAAGCGCAAAAAAAACCTGCGGTGGGAACCTTTTGTATCTTCGTTCCTGAAGAGATCGTCGTAGGTGCTGGCGGAGCCTGTTTTGGACTGTGTGGCGGAGCTAACCCACCTATTGCTGATGCAGAGACAGAGCTTCCTCGTAACATCTGCCCTCTCATCAAATCTGCGTATGGTTTTAAACTCCAACACACCTGTGCGTATACACAGTCGGCTGATTTTATCTACGGTGAAACCACCTGTGAAGCGAAGAAAAAAACATGGGAACTTTTGGGCAAACATCACCCTGTGCATGTCATGAACATTCCGCATATGAAACGAGAACGTGATCTTAAAATGTGGCAAGAAGAGATCAAAGAGTTTAAAGAGCACATCGAAGAGGTCAGTGAGCGAAAACTCAGCCTTTCGGAGATGCTTGATGGTGTCAAACTTATCAACGCCAAACGTGACGCAATGAAACGCCTTGACACGCTTCGTGGCATGCACCCAGACATCATGCCTATCAGCGGTAAAGACGCACTTTTCATCAGCCAAATGAGCTTTTTAGATGACCCAAAACGCTTTACGCAAAAAGTAAATGAACTCTGCGATGAACTGGGTGAGCGCATCAAAAACAAAGTAAGTGTTTTCCCTGAAAACACCCCTCGCATCATGGTTTTAGGCACACCCATTGCGCCACCAAACTGGAAACTTCACACCGCTGTTGAAGGCTCAGGTGCGTGCATCATCAATGAAGAAGGGTGCATCGGACATCGTTACTTTAAAGACAATGTGGACATTGAAGGAGTACAAAGCGAAGACGAACTCTATGCCCGTTTGATGCAACGCTACTCCAAAATCGACTGCGCGTGTTTCACGCCAAACACAGGCAGAACCGATAAAATCGTCCAAATGTACAAAGATAGACGTGCCGATGGTGTCATCTACTACACGCTTTCTTTCTGCCATACCTACAATGTCGAGTCGCACCTTGTGACCGAAGCATTAGCGAAAGAAGGCATTCCGTGCCTCGTCATCGAGTCAGATTATTCCCCAGAAGATGCAGGACAGATCAAAACCCGTGTTGAAGCCTTTTTGGAGAGCATTACGTTTAAACAAAAAGCCGAAGCGTTCGCTAACAAATAA
- a CDS encoding acyl-CoA dehydratase activase: MFWGVDIGSTYTKIIGIGREKEITHHVVIPTIFNQDVIVGEYLADKEVKMLVATGYGRHMLGDSLGAPVISEIKAHAKGAYFFHNEVKTVIDLGGQDSKVIKMGDDGGFTDFRMNDKCAAGTGKFLEIAANRLGLDMQTFANAGFDATKELTISSMCAVFAESEVISLIAKKESLANICWGVHESIASRLASMAKKFVVKENDCIVFTGGGALNPFLHHMLELKLERKILVPEHPQLIGAVGAALSGFEVVQ, from the coding sequence ATGTTTTGGGGCGTAGATATAGGCTCAACCTATACAAAAATCATCGGTATCGGAAGAGAGAAGGAGATCACCCATCATGTGGTGATCCCGACTATCTTTAACCAAGACGTCATCGTGGGCGAGTATTTAGCAGACAAAGAGGTCAAAATGCTCGTCGCCACGGGCTATGGACGGCATATGCTAGGAGATTCGCTCGGCGCTCCCGTCATCTCCGAGATCAAAGCCCACGCCAAAGGGGCGTACTTTTTTCACAACGAAGTCAAAACCGTCATCGACCTAGGCGGACAAGACAGCAAAGTCATCAAAATGGGTGACGATGGCGGATTTACCGACTTTCGCATGAACGACAAGTGTGCGGCAGGAACAGGAAAATTTTTAGAGATCGCCGCGAATCGTTTGGGCTTAGACATGCAAACTTTCGCCAACGCAGGCTTTGATGCGACTAAAGAGCTAACAATATCGAGCATGTGCGCCGTCTTCGCCGAGTCTGAGGTCATTTCCCTTATCGCCAAAAAAGAGAGTTTAGCCAACATCTGCTGGGGAGTTCACGAATCCATCGCCTCACGTTTAGCTTCGATGGCTAAAAAATTTGTAGTAAAAGAAAACGACTGCATCGTCTTCACAGGTGGTGGCGCACTCAACCCGTTTTTACACCATATGTTAGAACTCAAACTAGAGCGTAAAATTCTCGTGCCTGAACATCCTCAACTCATAGGCGCTGTTGGAGCGGCACTTTCGGGGTTTGAAGTGGTGCAATAA
- a CDS encoding double-cubane-cluster-containing anaerobic reductase, producing the protein MGVELHKDLLESINIDVERHAKMMGMGLEGYKTQFMSQDNRPKAMEYFNWFMSEIQGQRIAEINQLRAEKKPAVGAFCIFVPEEIVVGAGGVCYGLCGGSNATVADAESELPRNICPLIKSAYGFKLQRTCAYTQSADFICGETTCEAKKKTWELLNKHHPVHVINVPHMKRERDLSIWQEEIKEFKERIESVTEKKLTLAEMLEGVEIINAKRAALLRLDKLRSQNPDVMPISGKDALFILQMGSMDDPVRYTQNVNNVCDELEVRLQKGISVFPKNTPRLMVLGTPIAIPNWKLHTAIESSGGCVINEESCTGHRYYKDNVDVTGVQSEDDLYHRLIERYAKIDCACFTPNTGRVEKIVQMYKERKADGVIYYTLSFCHTYNVESHLVTEALAKEGIPCLVIESDYSPEDAGQIKTRVEAFLESIAFKQKAQAFANK; encoded by the coding sequence ATGGGTGTTGAACTCCATAAAGATTTATTAGAGAGCATCAATATTGACGTCGAACGTCACGCTAAAATGATGGGAATGGGACTTGAAGGCTACAAAACTCAGTTTATGAGCCAAGACAATCGTCCCAAAGCGATGGAGTATTTCAACTGGTTTATGAGCGAAATCCAAGGACAACGCATCGCCGAGATCAATCAACTAAGAGCCGAGAAAAAACCTGCGGTTGGGGCGTTTTGCATCTTCGTTCCCGAAGAGATCGTTGTGGGCGCGGGTGGTGTCTGTTATGGTCTGTGCGGCGGTTCCAACGCTACTGTAGCCGATGCGGAAAGCGAACTGCCTCGCAATATCTGCCCTCTCATCAAATCCGCCTACGGCTTCAAACTCCAACGCACCTGTGCGTACACCCAATCGGCTGATTTTATTTGCGGTGAAACCACCTGTGAAGCGAAAAAAAAGACGTGGGAGCTCTTAAACAAACACCATCCCGTTCACGTCATCAACGTCCCACATATGAAGCGCGAACGTGATCTCAGTATATGGCAAGAAGAGATCAAAGAGTTTAAAGAGCGCATCGAGAGCGTCACGGAGAAAAAACTCACCCTTGCTGAGATGCTCGAAGGTGTGGAGATCATTAACGCCAAGCGTGCTGCGCTGTTGCGCTTAGATAAACTCCGTTCTCAAAATCCAGATGTGATGCCCATCAGCGGCAAAGACGCGCTGTTTATCTTGCAAATGGGCTCAATGGACGATCCCGTGCGCTACACTCAAAATGTCAACAACGTCTGCGATGAACTTGAAGTGCGCCTTCAAAAAGGCATCAGCGTTTTTCCCAAAAACACACCGCGTTTGATGGTTTTAGGCACCCCGATTGCCATTCCAAACTGGAAACTTCACACCGCCATCGAAAGTTCAGGTGGATGCGTTATCAACGAAGAGTCCTGCACAGGGCACCGTTACTATAAAGACAATGTAGATGTCACAGGCGTGCAAAGTGAAGATGACCTCTACCATCGTTTGATCGAGCGCTACGCTAAAATCGACTGTGCATGTTTCACCCCCAACACAGGAAGAGTTGAAAAAATCGTCCAAATGTACAAAGAGCGCAAAGCCGATGGCGTCATCTACTATACCCTCTCCTTCTGCCACACGTACAATGTTGAGTCGCACCTTGTCACCGAAGCGCTCGCTAAAGAAGGGATTCCGTGTCTCGTCATTGAGTCGGATTACTCCCCTGAAGATGCAGGGCAGATCAAAACGCGTGTCGAAGCCTTTTTAGAGAGCATTGCCTTCAAACAAAAAGCCCAAGCATTCGCGAATAAATAA